The following proteins are encoded in a genomic region of Pikeienuella piscinae:
- a CDS encoding pyridoxal phosphate-dependent aminotransferase, with translation MILAESISRLETESAFEVLARAAELERQGKEIVNLGIGQPDFKTPEHVVDAAIKALRDGHHGYTPANGVLPLREAVAADVAARRGVEIDPGNIIIMPGGKPTMFFAMMLFGEPGAEIMYPDPGFPIYRSMIRYTGATPVPIVLREENGFAFSAEEVLAGITEKTRLIIVNSPGNPTGGATPRAEIEKLVAGLMDHPQVAVLADEIYCRMLYEGREHVSFLSYTEIRDRLILLDGWSKTYAMTGWRLGWSYWPDGLVEKATRLCVNAHSCVNAATQFAGIAALEGPQDAVEEMMRAFDERRKVIVGRLNQLPGFTCLDPAGAFYAFPNVSGTGMDAKTLQKRFLEEAGVATVAGPSFGVHADDYIRFSYANSVENIEEAIRRITSCL, from the coding sequence ATGATCCTCGCCGAAAGCATCAGTCGCCTCGAAACCGAAAGTGCGTTCGAGGTTCTGGCCCGCGCCGCAGAACTGGAGCGGCAAGGGAAGGAAATCGTCAATCTCGGCATCGGTCAGCCGGATTTCAAAACCCCGGAGCACGTCGTCGACGCGGCGATCAAGGCCCTTCGCGACGGCCATCACGGTTACACCCCGGCGAACGGCGTTCTGCCGCTTCGCGAGGCGGTGGCGGCGGACGTGGCCGCGCGGCGGGGGGTCGAGATCGACCCCGGCAACATCATCATCATGCCGGGCGGCAAGCCGACGATGTTTTTCGCGATGATGCTTTTCGGTGAACCTGGGGCCGAGATCATGTATCCCGATCCTGGATTTCCGATCTACCGGTCGATGATCCGCTACACCGGCGCGACCCCGGTTCCGATTGTCCTGCGCGAGGAGAACGGCTTCGCATTTTCCGCCGAGGAGGTGCTGGCCGGGATCACCGAAAAGACTCGTCTGATCATCGTCAATTCGCCGGGTAACCCGACGGGCGGCGCGACGCCGCGCGCGGAGATCGAAAAGCTGGTCGCCGGGCTGATGGACCATCCGCAGGTCGCGGTGCTGGCCGATGAGATCTACTGCCGGATGCTCTATGAGGGGCGCGAGCATGTCAGTTTCCTGAGCTACACGGAGATCCGCGACCGGCTGATCCTGCTCGACGGCTGGTCGAAGACGTATGCGATGACTGGCTGGCGGCTCGGTTGGTCATATTGGCCGGACGGACTGGTGGAAAAGGCGACCCGTCTCTGCGTCAACGCGCATTCCTGCGTGAACGCGGCGACGCAATTCGCCGGGATCGCCGCGCTGGAAGGACCGCAGGACGCGGTGGAGGAGATGATGCGCGCCTTCGATGAGCGTCGAAAGGTGATCGTTGGCCGGCTGAACCAGCTTCCCGGCTTCACCTGCCTCGATCCCGCGGGGGCGTTCTACGCCTTTCCGAACGTGAGCGGGACCGGGATGGACGCGAAGACCCTTCAGAAGCGGTTTCTGGAGGAGGCCGGCGTCGCCACTGTGGCGGGGCCGAGCTTCGGCGTTCATGCTGACGATTACATCCGCTTCAGCTACGCCAATTCGGTGGAGAATATCGAAGAGGCGATCCGCCGGATC
- a CDS encoding zinc-dependent alcohol dehydrogenase family protein, with product MKQVQLIANGAPHEVCKVVDVPDPGAPRPGRAVVRMMACGINPADLLGFEGRYPGPSPLPAPCGIEGAGVIEAVGEGGDLAVGDHVIVLARANWAEKVEVDAAALARIPKTLSWRDAAQLKVNPPTAYLMLRDYVKLKPGDWVAQNAANSAVGLHLIRFAREIGAHTANFVRREELVAPLKAHGADIVLVGGEDQAARLRTEIGDAAATLGIDAIGGPATRWMADCLTDGATTVNYGYLSGAPCEIEPSHLIVRGQTLTGFWLGRGLGRLSAPEREALFADMAAAFEAGRIVSPVEAEYGLDQLADALRHAAAGGRGGKILLTPNGALR from the coding sequence TTGAAACAGGTCCAACTCATCGCCAACGGTGCGCCGCACGAGGTGTGCAAGGTCGTAGACGTTCCGGACCCCGGCGCGCCGAGGCCGGGCCGGGCCGTCGTCAGGATGATGGCCTGCGGGATCAACCCGGCTGATCTTCTCGGTTTCGAGGGGCGTTATCCTGGTCCCTCCCCGCTCCCGGCCCCGTGCGGGATCGAGGGCGCAGGCGTGATCGAAGCGGTGGGGGAGGGCGGGGATCTCGCCGTCGGCGATCATGTTATCGTGCTCGCCCGCGCCAATTGGGCCGAGAAGGTCGAGGTCGATGCGGCGGCGCTGGCGCGCATTCCGAAGACGCTTTCCTGGCGCGATGCGGCGCAACTGAAGGTCAACCCGCCGACCGCGTATCTGATGCTCCGGGATTACGTGAAGCTGAAACCCGGCGACTGGGTCGCGCAGAACGCCGCAAATTCCGCCGTTGGCCTGCATCTCATCCGGTTCGCCAGGGAGATCGGCGCCCACACCGCGAATTTCGTCAGGCGCGAGGAGTTGGTCGCGCCGCTGAAGGCGCACGGCGCCGATATCGTCCTCGTCGGCGGCGAGGATCAGGCCGCGCGCTTGCGCACCGAGATCGGCGACGCCGCGGCGACGCTGGGAATCGACGCAATCGGCGGCCCCGCGACGCGCTGGATGGCGGATTGTCTTACGGATGGTGCGACGACAGTGAACTATGGCTACCTGTCCGGCGCGCCTTGTGAGATCGAGCCCTCGCACCTTATCGTCCGCGGCCAGACGCTGACCGGCTTCTGGCTTGGGCGCGGGCTCGGCAGGCTCTCCGCGCCGGAACGCGAGGCGCTATTCGCCGACATGGCCGCGGCGTTCGAGGCCGGCCGGATCGTCAGCCCGGTGGAGGCGGAATACGGCCTCGATCAACTCGCGGACGCGCTTCGCCACGCCGCCGCCGGCGGACGCGGCGGCAAGATTCTTCTCACCCCGAATGGAGCCCTTAGATGA
- a CDS encoding CBS domain-containing protein, producing the protein MKVKDVLKAKRDRGVVTVLPGETVEILAHKLRLAQVGALIVSGDGSAMLGIVSERDIARCLAERGAEAHRATVKEIMSTEVMTCAPEDSLTSVARQMTARRFRHMPVVERGRLVGMVSIGDIVKHRLAEVEMEADVLRDIAMAGH; encoded by the coding sequence ATGAAAGTCAAAGATGTCTTGAAAGCCAAGCGCGACCGCGGGGTCGTGACGGTGCTGCCAGGTGAGACCGTCGAGATTCTCGCCCATAAGCTCAGGCTGGCTCAGGTCGGCGCGCTGATTGTCAGCGGGGACGGCTCCGCGATGCTCGGCATCGTCTCGGAGCGCGATATCGCCAGATGCCTCGCCGAAAGGGGCGCGGAGGCGCATCGCGCCACGGTCAAGGAGATCATGTCGACCGAGGTCATGACTTGCGCGCCGGAGGACAGCCTCACTTCGGTCGCGCGCCAGATGACGGCGCGGCGCTTTCGCCACATGCCGGTGGTTGAGCGCGGCCGACTCGTCGGCATGGTCAGCATCGGCGATATCGTGAAGCACCGGCTGGCGGAGGTCGAGATGGAGGCGGACGTGCTCCGCGACATCGCGATGGCCGGGCACTGA
- the prfB gene encoding peptide chain release factor 2 translates to MRAETQSIVEAIEKSMALLRQRIGWESAERRLDELNARAEDPELWNDPAHAQKVMRERQTLADKIDGYNALARDLADNIELIALGEAENDDEVVAEAEAALAKLRDSAAEKELEALLDGEADANDTYLEINAGAGGTESCDWAAMLARMYVRWAERRGYKVELTAMNAGEEAGIKSATYLIKGQNAFGWLKSESGVHRLVRISPFDSAARRHTSFSSVWVYPVVDDSIEIEIAPNDIRIDTYRSSGAGGQHVNTTDSAVRITHIPTNIVVTSSEKSQHQNRDIAMKALKSRLYDLELRRRNQAIQDAHDAKGDIGWGNQIRSYVLQPYQMVKDLRTGVETSDSQGVLDGDLDAFMAAALAQEVTGKSRAEAEAAAE, encoded by the coding sequence ATGCGCGCCGAAACGCAATCCATCGTCGAAGCCATCGAGAAATCGATGGCGCTCCTGCGCCAGCGCATCGGCTGGGAGAGCGCCGAGCGCCGCCTGGACGAGCTGAACGCGCGCGCCGAAGATCCGGAACTCTGGAACGATCCCGCCCACGCGCAGAAGGTGATGCGCGAACGCCAGACCCTCGCCGACAAGATCGATGGCTACAACGCGCTGGCGCGCGATCTCGCCGATAATATCGAGCTGATCGCGCTGGGCGAGGCGGAGAATGACGACGAGGTGGTCGCCGAAGCGGAGGCGGCGCTCGCGAAGCTCCGCGACAGCGCGGCGGAGAAGGAACTGGAGGCGCTGCTCGATGGCGAGGCCGACGCCAACGATACCTATCTGGAGATCAACGCCGGCGCCGGCGGCACTGAAAGCTGCGACTGGGCCGCGATGCTGGCGCGGATGTATGTCCGCTGGGCCGAGCGTCGCGGCTACAAGGTCGAACTGACCGCGATGAACGCCGGCGAGGAGGCCGGGATCAAATCCGCGACCTATCTCATCAAGGGACAGAACGCCTTTGGTTGGCTGAAATCGGAAAGCGGAGTTCACCGGCTCGTCCGCATCTCGCCCTTCGACAGCGCGGCGCGCCGGCATACCTCCTTCTCCTCGGTCTGGGTTTATCCGGTGGTGGATGACTCGATCGAGATCGAGATCGCGCCGAATGATATCAGGATCGATACATACCGGTCGTCCGGGGCCGGCGGGCAGCACGTGAACACCACCGATTCAGCCGTTCGGATCACCCATATTCCGACCAATATCGTCGTGACGAGTTCGGAAAAATCCCAGCATCAGAACCGCGATATAGCGATGAAGGCATTGAAATCTCGGCTCTACGACCTCGAGCTCAGACGGCGCAATCAGGCGATCCAGGACGCGCATGACGCCAAGGGGGATATCGGCTGGGGCAATCAGATCCGCTCCTATGTCCTGCAGCCCTACCAGATGGTGAAGGACCTGCGGACCGGGGTAGAGACCTCTGACAGCCAGGGCGTGCTCGACGGCGATCTCGACGCATTCATGGCGGCGGCGCTAGCGCAGGAAGTGACCGGCAAGAGCCGGGCGGAAGCCGAGGCGGCAGCGGAGTAG
- a CDS encoding calcium-binding protein, which produces MRGFASRARAAAGEMLEESFPLTNAFEAQPPAPSDQPSPFPLLAPADFATVFATRIIYAGGGDLGRFENSTPIPAEADGSGGADTLIGGSADDTLFGGSGDDHLFPGVASNLARGGDGNDLIDAYGASGNANDLNRLCGSAGEDTFMGDPLSGDNIAGAFGDLSLGDGDPDQLFGFNNAGSAPIYQFATGQDTIVDDGAAIPEGSPELPQSSPEVDCD; this is translated from the coding sequence GTGCGCGGCTTCGCGTCTCGGGCGCGGGCCGCCGCCGGCGAGATGCTCGAAGAGAGCTTCCCCCTCACCAACGCGTTCGAAGCACAACCGCCAGCGCCGAGCGACCAGCCGTCGCCGTTCCCGCTTCTGGCTCCGGCGGACTTCGCCACCGTGTTCGCGACGCGGATCATTTACGCCGGCGGCGGCGATCTGGGCCGGTTCGAGAACAGCACGCCGATCCCCGCTGAAGCGGACGGAAGTGGCGGCGCGGACACGCTCATCGGCGGCTCGGCTGACGATACGCTCTTCGGCGGCTCCGGCGACGATCACCTCTTCCCTGGTGTCGCCTCCAATCTGGCGAGAGGCGGGGACGGGAACGACCTGATCGATGCTTATGGCGCCTCGGGCAACGCGAACGACTTGAACCGTCTCTGCGGCAGCGCCGGCGAAGATACATTCATGGGCGATCCACTCTCGGGCGACAATATCGCCGGCGCGTTCGGCGATCTATCTCTGGGCGATGGCGACCCCGACCAGCTTTTCGGCTTCAACAATGCAGGCTCGGCGCCCATTTATCAATTCGCCACAGGGCAAGATACGATCGTGGATGACGGCGCCGCAATCCCAGAGGGCAGCCCGGAACTGCCACAATCGAGCCCCGAGGTGGATTGCGACTGA
- a CDS encoding penicillin-binding protein 1A yields the protein MIRFFGFLFSAGSIAVVAGVAVIGAVLWIYDRDLPDYDELTNYQPATLSRVYSGEGEVIAEFAEERRIFTPIDEIPALVKQAFISAEDKNFYDHGGVDGLGVVKAMVDNVRRVQTGERLRGASTITQQVIKNFLLNSESAVERKIKEFILSSRIESALSKDQILELYLNEIFLGQNAYGVTAAARRYFGKTPGELAPEEAAYLAALPKAPSSYHPVRQRDAAVARRNYVLEEMAQNGYLDRAEAEAAKARPLATVIGGEIESDLPPIPNYTYFTDEIRRQLSQKLGKKELFGGGLTVRATMDPELQSLGARALRDKLERWDRERDGWRGPLSTLEGISADDEAGWREALAAAPAPSDIEGWTKAVVLEVGEKSARIGIHEVEEDSDGHYIPFDDVKWARPRLDGGRLGAAPRKPSDVFSVGDVILVKRINKDDGSFARWSLRQVPLIQGAFMAMDPHTGRVLALQGGFSYEASVFDRATQAYRQPGSSFKPFVYAAALDNGYSPATIVLDAPVVVSFAGGDWKPKNYSNKFYGPSPLRLGLEMSRNLMTVRLAQDVGMDIVADYAERFGVYDDMPSHLSYALGAGETTLWRMVAAYGMFANGGRRVEPTLVDRVQDRRGETIYRHDRRECDACAADAPGEREPWPRPVAKRIMDRITAYQLVSLMEGVASRGTAARLSALGVPVAGKTGTTNDAKDAWFVGFTPNLVAGCFIGYDNPTPMGRGGTGGGQCAPVFQAFMEEALKTHPAGEFKAPEGVEFAMVDRYTGERVPDGSGGSAIREVFRAGQAPDMYQTAAVVGDLSSSFFGGGDLPMSLGGDAATIGDGESDAAGGAEYGAETGAEGGAIERPARPQPPRSLDRDLESGGLY from the coding sequence ATGATCCGTTTCTTCGGCTTTCTATTCAGCGCGGGCTCGATCGCGGTTGTAGCCGGCGTCGCCGTGATCGGCGCCGTGCTCTGGATCTACGACCGCGACCTGCCCGATTACGATGAACTGACGAACTATCAGCCAGCGACGCTGAGCCGGGTCTATTCCGGCGAGGGCGAGGTGATAGCCGAATTCGCCGAGGAGCGGCGGATTTTCACGCCTATCGACGAAATTCCGGCGCTGGTGAAGCAGGCGTTCATCTCCGCCGAGGACAAGAATTTCTACGATCACGGCGGCGTCGACGGGCTCGGCGTTGTGAAAGCGATGGTCGACAATGTGCGCCGAGTTCAGACCGGTGAGCGGCTGCGCGGCGCCTCCACGATAACTCAGCAGGTGATCAAGAATTTCCTCCTTAACTCGGAAAGCGCGGTTGAGCGCAAGATCAAGGAGTTCATCCTCTCGTCCAGAATCGAGAGCGCGCTGAGCAAGGATCAGATCCTCGAACTCTACCTGAACGAAATCTTTCTCGGGCAGAACGCCTATGGCGTAACCGCCGCCGCGCGGCGCTATTTCGGCAAGACGCCGGGCGAATTGGCGCCGGAGGAGGCGGCCTATCTCGCGGCGCTGCCCAAGGCGCCGTCCAGCTATCATCCTGTGCGTCAGCGCGACGCCGCCGTAGCGCGGCGGAATTACGTGCTGGAGGAGATGGCGCAGAACGGTTACCTTGACCGCGCCGAGGCCGAGGCGGCGAAGGCGCGGCCGCTGGCGACGGTGATCGGCGGTGAGATCGAAAGCGATCTGCCGCCAATACCGAACTACACTTATTTCACCGACGAGATTCGTCGCCAGCTTTCCCAGAAGCTCGGCAAGAAGGAGCTGTTCGGCGGCGGCCTGACGGTGCGCGCGACGATGGACCCGGAGTTGCAGTCGCTCGGTGCGCGTGCGCTGCGCGACAAGCTGGAGCGGTGGGACCGTGAGCGCGACGGCTGGCGCGGCCCGCTCTCGACTCTCGAGGGGATCAGCGCCGATGACGAGGCGGGCTGGCGCGAAGCGCTCGCCGCCGCGCCGGCGCCCTCCGATATCGAGGGCTGGACGAAGGCTGTGGTGCTCGAGGTGGGGGAGAAAAGTGCGCGGATCGGCATTCACGAGGTCGAGGAGGATTCCGACGGCCATTACATCCCGTTCGACGATGTGAAGTGGGCGCGACCGCGCCTCGACGGGGGGCGCCTGGGCGCGGCCCCGAGGAAACCGTCCGACGTTTTCTCGGTCGGCGACGTGATTCTCGTCAAGCGAATCAACAAGGATGACGGCAGCTTCGCGCGCTGGTCGTTGCGCCAGGTGCCTCTCATCCAGGGCGCCTTCATGGCGATGGACCCGCATACCGGCCGCGTGCTCGCGCTTCAGGGCGGGTTTTCGTACGAGGCGAGCGTCTTTGATCGAGCGACGCAGGCTTACCGGCAGCCCGGCTCGAGCTTCAAACCCTTCGTCTACGCCGCCGCGTTGGACAACGGCTATTCGCCGGCGACCATCGTGCTGGACGCGCCCGTCGTCGTCTCCTTCGCCGGCGGGGACTGGAAGCCGAAGAATTACTCCAACAAGTTCTACGGCCCCTCGCCGCTGCGGCTCGGGCTGGAGATGTCGCGCAACCTGATGACCGTCCGCCTCGCGCAGGATGTCGGCATGGATATCGTCGCCGATTACGCGGAACGCTTCGGTGTTTATGACGACATGCCGTCGCATCTCAGTTACGCGCTCGGCGCTGGCGAGACGACGCTCTGGCGGATGGTCGCGGCTTACGGAATGTTCGCTAATGGCGGCAGGCGGGTCGAGCCGACGCTGGTCGACAGGGTTCAAGATCGGCGTGGAGAGACAATCTATCGCCATGACCGGAGGGAATGCGACGCCTGCGCCGCCGACGCACCGGGCGAGCGCGAGCCGTGGCCGCGACCGGTGGCGAAACGAATCATGGATCGGATCACCGCCTATCAGCTCGTTTCGCTGATGGAGGGCGTCGCCTCACGCGGCACCGCGGCGCGGCTTTCCGCGCTCGGCGTGCCGGTCGCCGGCAAGACTGGCACGACCAACGACGCCAAGGATGCCTGGTTCGTCGGCTTCACGCCAAACCTCGTGGCCGGTTGCTTCATCGGTTACGACAATCCGACGCCGATGGGTAGAGGCGGCACCGGCGGCGGGCAGTGCGCGCCGGTTTTCCAAGCCTTCATGGAGGAGGCGCTGAAGACCCACCCGGCGGGCGAGTTCAAGGCGCCCGAGGGCGTCGAGTTCGCCATGGTCGACCGCTACACTGGTGAGCGCGTGCCGGACGGATCCGGCGGCAGTGCAATCCGCGAGGTGTTCCGCGCCGGTCAGGCGCCGGACATGTATCAGACCGCGGCGGTTGTCGGCGATCTTTCCTCTTCCTTCTTTGGCGGCGGCGATCTGCCGATGTCGCTTGGCGGCGACGCGGCGACGATCGGCGATGGTGAGAGCGACGCCGCCGGCGGCGCGGAATATGGAGCCGAAACCGGGGCGGAGGGCGGCGCGATCGAGCGCCCGGCCCGCCCGCAACCGCCGCGCAGTTTGGACCGGGATCTGGAGAGCGGCGGGCTCTACTGA